A stretch of DNA from Sporolituus thermophilus DSM 23256:
TACAAATTGACTATCTAAAGATGGTGCTGGAACTATTAGCCATGATCACCCTACCCAGCCTGATCGGCATGATGCTACACGACTGGTCGGAAGGCCGGCTGGCCGGTTTTGCCAAAGGCATTGGCGGTTTTACATCGAAACTGGCCTTTTTTGGCGTTATTTTTATCAACGCCTCGCTGGTCTTATCCGAACTAACCTTCGACCTCTCGCTGGTTAAAGCGTTGCTCGTCACGCTGGGCGTATCGGCGTCCGGCTATTTTATCGGCTATCTGGGCTCCTTCGCTTTGCGCGAACGCAGCCCGGAAATGATCATGACCATGATTTACAATGTCGGCATGCGCAACATTTCGACCGGCCTGGTACTGGCCCTCGCCTATTTCCCGCCCGCCGCCGCCATCCCGATTATTACGTCTATGCTGTACCAGCAGCCGCTGGCAGCCATCATTCCCCATATCTATAAACCGGCCGCTGCCTCAGCGCGCCCCGGGCGTTGACCGGGCCGCGTTGCCGGCCGTCCTGCCGTAATGAGTGAGCCGCCATCAGGAATACCGACCCGAGAATATAACAAAACTGCAAAAACAATCATGCCAATAATTGGCGCCACAAACAATGGAAGCAACATTATCCCGCCACTTTTTCGCTTACCGCTTTCCATGGTAGGACAAGAAAAAAAGCCCCTGTCCTGGCGACAGGCAGCTTAGATACTTAAACCAATCGAAATAACCGCATGAGTTCGGCGTCAACATCGGGATCAACGCCGCCCAGGTCGTCAGCAATACCGCCAACATTGACTAGTTCCGGCTGCTGCGCCATCCTTCCCCCTCCTTTTCCTAGCCCAAAATAAAATTAATGTATATTGTATCCATTAACATAAAGCAAAAAGACCCTGCGAAAAACCTCTCACCCGAAGGCAAGAAACTTTCCGCGAGGTCTTTTATCCCTACGGTGTATGCGGCATAAGCCGCATTTGTATCGCTTGGTCCAGTCCTGCCAGGCAGCGGAACCCTAGATACACTTTCTTGCAAATATTTGTTTTGAATACATTATACCGAAACATATGCACCCAGTCAATATACCATCCCCGTTTAAAATAACCCCTCGGGTGCATGATACGAGCATACCGTGTAAATACTACATGGCGAAAGGAGGGATTCGCCATGGCTGATACCCTAGCAGGCGTTAAATGCACGGTTCAAAACTGCAAATACTGGAACAATGGCTACAGATGCTCTGCCCCGTCCATCGAAGTAAATGTCGACGGCGGCGGCGCCTCGGCAAACAGAAGTCACGAGACAAACTGCCATACCTTTGCTCCAAGATAGCGCTAAAAGGCATTAGAGACACTTCTCTAATGCCTTTTTCCATACCGACGTGCCAAGCAGCTATAAAGCCATAAAGACGTCATTATTGCTTTCGCCCCTAATGCCGACAAACTGAAACCAAAGGTCTACTAGAAGGTTTTGTCTTTGTTTACCGCCGGCTCGCCCATATTAGAAAAGGTACTATGATGAGTTTCGGCAGCGAAGTTGAACAACCACTGGGCGCTGACGGCGCCGAGCGTTAAAATCAGGCCAATGGCCCAAAAACTATAGACAAGACCAAAGCTGTCGGCGATCAGGCCGCACACCACCGGTCCGACAAACATGCCGGCGCCATAAACGGTCTGAAAATAGCCCATCGCGGTTGTTTTCTTGGCCGGGTCAATGTTTTTGAGACTCAACGCCATCAGGACAGGAAAGAGCAGGCCCCGGCCAAAACCGCTGACAAACTGGGTGGCATACAGCTCCCAAATACTGGTGCAGTAGGGGATGGCCACGCACGCAATAATCGTGAGGACAAAGCCGATAAGCAGCGTCCGCCTGATGCCCACCCGCTCGGTAAAAAAAGTGCCGCTGAAAAACGAGGCGAACACCCCGGGCACGGTAAAGAGCGCTGGCAGCATCCCCAACTCAAAATTGGTAACCCCGATCTTCCTGGCCACTACCGGAGTAAACCCGTAAATTGCGCCATAGGTTAACAACTGCAAAATCATGGCCAGCAGGGAAGTTAGCGCCAGCATGGGCTCCTGCGCCATTTTAAAGAGATCACCGAGGCGTACCGCCGCTGGTTTTGCCACCGGCGCGTCTTTTACAAAGAGGCCAACCAGCAGCCCCAGTGAGCCGCCAACCGCTCCCAGTAAAAACGTCGCCCGTTCACTGATATACATGGCGATAAGGCCACCCAGAAAAAGCGCCAAAAGCTGACCGCCGTTGCTGACCGCGTTAATGATCCCCATGGCTTGGGGCGTCCGGTCTGCCGGGTAATAACTCACAAATAAAATGGTATGCAGTACCCACGCCGTCGCCGCGATGCCGGCCAGACCGCGAAAGAACAATAATCCCCACACACTATCGGTATACCAAAGGCCGAACCCGCTAACGGCGCAGAATACCAGCCCCCAGATAATAAATATTTTCCGGCGGCCAAAAAAGTCGGATACTACTCCCAAGGGGAGCCGGAGTGCCATCTGGGTGAAACCGTAAGCACCGGTGATAAGTCCCACCATTTTGTAGGAAGCGCCGAGCGACAGCGCATAGCCCGGCAAAATCGCCACATATGTATACAAGGAAAACCAGCAAAACCCTACGGCAACCCCCAACATTACCCGTTCCACCCATTTTTCCTCCTAACCCCAGAAATGCACAGGTCTTCTTCATATCTTTCAAGACACCACTAACATAGTCCTTTTTTAAAAACTAAAAATTGGCAACTAGAGGACAGATTTGGCTGACGACAAGAAAAAACCGTAGCAGCCTTAACCGGCGCCGCATACAATACGGTAGCCCAAAGCGGCAAAAGCCAGCCGGGGCTAAAGAAGAGGGAGGTGTCGCTATGCGCAAAGACGCAAAGATCTATGTAGCCGGCCACCGCGGCCTGGTAGGCTCGGCCATTGTCCGCGAGCTGCGTAGCCAAGGCTATGATAACCTCATTACCCGCACCAGCGCCGAACTGGATCTGCGCTACCAGGCCGTCGTCGACGCGTTTTTCCGCGCCTCCCGCCCGGAATACGTCTTTCTCGCCGCCGCCAAGGTCGGCGGGATTTTGGCTAATAATCGCCATCCCGCCGAGTTTATTTATGATAACCTGGCAATCGCGACGAATGTCATTCATGCCGCCTATTGCTACGGTGTGAAAAAACTGCTTTTCTTAGGCAGTTCCTGCATCTATCCCAAATACGCCCGCCAGCCGTTAAAAGAGGAATATTTGCTTACCGGCGAACTTGAACCGACCAATGAATGGTATGCGGTGGCGAAAATTGCCGGGGTTAAGTTATGTCAGGCCTACCGCCGGCAATACGGCGCTAACTTTATTGCGGTCATGCCGGCCAACCTATACGGTATAAACGATAACTTTGATTTAGAGACTTCGCATGTGCTGCCGGCCCTGCTGCGCAAATTCCATGAGGCCAAAGCCGCCGGCATGAGCGCTGTTACCGTCTGGGGCAGCGGCAACCCGCGGCGCGAGTTTCTCTATGTCGATGATTTGGCCGAAGCGTGCTGTTTTTTGATGCAAAATTATAACGACGAAGAAATTATCAATGTGGGAACCGGGACGGACATCACCATTCGCGAATTGGCCGAACTTATCCGGGAAATCGTCGGTTTTAACGGCGATATCGTTTACGACCGGACGAAACCGGACGGCACCTTTCAGAAACTGCTCGACGTAACGAAAATTAACCGACTGGGCTGGCAGGCGAAAACCGGCCTGCGCGAGGGGATTGAGAAAACATACCGTTGGTTTAAAGACTGTTTAAATTAAAGGCGGGATGCCATCGGAAAAGGCGGCTACAGCCGCGGAAAATACGGCGGCAGCCGCCTTTTTTATGTTATTCGGCATAACTGCTAACCGGAAAACCATGTTTCTGGCATAAGACGTCCCGTCTGGCTTGCTCCAGGTCGGCCTGCACCATCATTTTTACCAGTTCGGGAAAGGTAACTTTCGGCGTCCATCCTAGCTTGGCCCTGGCTTTGGCCGCGTCACCAAGCAATAGGTCAACTTCCGTGGGCCGGAAATAGCGGGGATCGACTCTGACCAGCACCTGGCCGGTAGCGCTGTCCACGCCTACTTCGTCAAGACCGGCGCCGCGCCAGTCAATCTTGGTGCCGACATTGGCAAACGCCAGCTCGACGAATTCGCGGATGGAATGGCTTTCGCCGGTGGCAATGACGTAGTCGTCGGGGCGGTCTTGCTGCAGCATCAGCCACATGGCTTCCACGTAATCGCCGGCAAACCCCCAGTCGCGCTTGGCGTTTAAATTGCCCAAATACAACGTGTCCTCTAGTCCCAACTTGATGCGGGCCACGCCCCTGGTAATTTTGCGGGTAACGAAGGTTTCGCCCCTAAGCGGCGATTCGTGATTAAACAGAATGCCGTTACAGGCAAAGATGTTATAGGCTTCCCGGTAATTGACGGTAATCCAGTAGGCATACAGCTTGGCGGCGGCGTAAGGGCTGCGGGGGTAAAAGGGAGTGGTTTCCCGCTGCGGCACTTCCTGGACTTTGCCGAACAGTTCACTGGTCGAGGCCTGATAAAAGCGCACTTTTTCCGTCAGTCCCAAGATGCGGATAGCTTCTAAAAGCCGCAACGTCCCGATCGCATCGCAGCTGGCCGTATATTCCGGCGTTTCAAAGGAAACTTTTACATGACTTTGGGCCGCCAGATTATAGACTTCGTCGGGCTGCACCTCCTGCATAATCCGGATGAGATTGGCAGCATCGGTCAAATCGCCGTAATGCAGGAAAAAATTCACATTAGTTTCGTGCGGGTCCCGGTACAAGTGTTCAATCCGCCCGGTATTGAACAGCGAGGCCCGCCGTTTGACGCCGTGGACCTCGTAACCTTTTTTTAGTAAAAATTCCGCCAAATACGCCCCGTCCTGGCCGGTGATCCCGGTAATGAGCGCTTTTTTCATTGGTTATTGCCCCCTCCCATCGCCCGCATTGCCTTGTCCTTGCCGGTACCGGCGGCGGATACAGAGGATAAGGCAACGGCCGGCGCGAGTACCACGCCTGTGGCGCTTATCTCGCCGGCGCCGCCTTTTTCCCAAACAGCGCTATCGCCTCTTCAACCAGCTGACAGAAGGCTTGACCGTAGGCGGCGGTTAAACCGGCGGCCTGCAGCCTGGCCTCTGTTTCCCGCGCAGTGTCCGGACCAGGCCGGGAGACTGCCAGCAGTGCGGCCATTTTGGCAGCCAGGTCATGGGCATCGGTACGTTTAAAATAAATGCCGTATTCATGCTCCAGATGGACATCCAGGTCGGAAAGGATAAGGGGCTTGCCTAAGGCCCGGCACTCCTGCACGATAAGGCTTAACCCCTCAAACAGCGAAGGCTGCACGACAAACAGGCTGCGCCGGATAAGCTGAATTTGCTCGTGCCGGGGTATTTGCCCCAAAATGTGGACCAAATCGGGGACGCCCAGTTCTTTTATATACTGGTTTAATTCTTCCATATAGCCGGGATGGCGAAAATCGTCGGTCAATCCGGTGCAAACCAGATGAACCTCCTGCCCGGCCTGGCGCAAAAGGGCGATTGCCGCAAACAATAGCCGGTGATTTTTGTGGACCCAGAACTGGTTGCAGCAGAGGACAAACCGGTCCGGCAGGCAGTATTTCGCCTGGACCGCAGCCGGGTCGCCGGCATACCACGCTGCTTCCGGCGCTACCTTTAGAGGCAGCACTCTGGTCACGGCCTTCGAGTGGGGGAAAAAGCGCCAAAAGTCGCGTTCCACCGCCCGGCTGCTGCAAAAAACCAGGCGCGCCTTGTCGGCAATGCGGCGGCATAATTCATCCCGCAGCGCAATGTCCTGCTTAGAAAAAAAACCAGGCAAGTATTTGTGCTGAAAATCGTGAATCCATGATGCCGCACACCTACCGGGAAGCACATTGAAGCTGACGGGAAACAAGAAATCGATCTGGGTAAATAAATCGTCCCAATCCACGCAATGGATCAGCGGCAAATCAGTAGCGGCGGACGCTGCACCAATATCAGCCCCTATGTAGATAAGGCCGTCGAACAAGGCGGCAAACGGGCGGTAGCAAGCAAAGCCATCAAGCGTATCGTTAGTAATTACCAGAAAAAGTTGGGGCCGCTCCTCGCGCGGTAGGGATGCCAGCGCCTTAACATGCAGCTCCATATGGGAAACGCCGCCAAGCCAGCCTTTTCCGCCCACGACCGGAATGCCAACACGCAAATGTTTTAGCATACCCATTTTCCTCCTCGTCTTTTTACATTTCGCCGGTATTGTATAACTGCTGGGTAAAGTCGTCGGCCACCGTATCCCGCAGCATGAACGGCGGATGACGCAGCGGAAAATTCATCGGTTCGGTCGGTAGATTGGCAACCCGGGAACAGCAGTTGGTAGTATGGATCCCCTCGGCACCAAAACCGATGTTAGCCACCAGGTTAACATTTGGAATGATGGTAAGGCTGTTTTGGCTCCAGCAGGTAAAAACCCACTGGTAATCCCAGGTGTTAACATAGCCGCGGTAGGTTAGTTCAAAAATGCGGTACCAATAAGCGGCAGCCGCCCTATCGCTCAGGACGGACGCCAGCCAGCCGCCGCCGGCCACCTCGGGCCAGAGGACCATGCCCACATCGTAATACTGCCAGGCACGCCGCCACGTTGCCCAACCCCAACAGTGGACACAGCGGGAAAAGTAGTAGCTGTAACCGGTCCGCCGCCGGCCAAACTGAAAGTTGCAGCCGGAAATTGTCATAATGCGTTTATCATCCCGGTAATGCTCCAATAGTTCCTGGCAATACCGGAAGAAAGACGGGTGGGGCAAGGTATCATGCTCGAGAATGATGGCTTCATCTACCGTGCTGAAAACCCAGTCCAGCCCGGTTGCCATCCTGATCTTGCAGCCCAAGTTCACGTCCGCATAATTGGTCAGGACCTCGCAGTCCCAGTCGACTTGATCGATAATGGCCCGGGTAGCGGCGCATTTTGCACCGTCGGCCGGCTGCCCAACCCGCGGACCGTCGGCAACTACCAGTAGTTTCGCCGGTTTGGCCTGACGGATTTGTTCAAAAACCCGCGTCGTCGTGTCAGGTCGGTTGAAAATGAAAAACGCCACTGGCGTTGTTAACGAAAAATCATCCATACTGCACCTCCGGCAAATCCTCAGTCCTCCTACCATCTTATTCAACCGCTGCACAGGTGTGAGCGGAGTAACCCTTCACCACCCTGGTGAATACGATGAACTGAGTGATAAAAAGATTTTTGCCGTCAGGAGCGTTATTATGAAGATTGCTGTCGTGGGAACAGGATATGTCGGGTTGGTGGCGGGCGCCTGCTTTGCTGAGATAGGCAACACAGTGTGGTGTGTCGATAAGGATGAGGCGAAAATCACTAACTTGGAGGCCGGCCTTTTGCCGATCTATGAACCGGGCCTGCCGGAAATGGTAGCGAAAAACGTAGCCAACGGCCGGCTTCATTTTTCAGCCGCCTTGCAGCCGGCGCTGGCACAAGCAGAGCTCTGCTTCATTACGGTCGGTACACCGCCGCGGGCCGATGGGGCGGCCGATTTGTCCCAGGTCTATACCGTCGCCCAGGAAATCGGACAACTGCTTGACCATCACCTGATTGTGGTCAATAAGTCTACGGTACCGGTAGGTACGGCGGAGATAGTACGAAGCATTATTGCCCAGGAGCTAAAGCGGCGCGGTCAGGAAAACGTAACGTTTGCGGTAGTTTCGAACCCGGAGTTTCTTCGAGAAGGCAGAGCGATCAACGATTTTATGCGTCCTGACCGGGTGGTTATTGGCACTGATAGTAATGAGGCCGCGAAAATAATGAAGGAATTATATCAACCTATTGTGCGCGACCAGCACCCGCTATTGATAATGGACATAAAATCCGCCGAACTCACAAAGTATGCCGCCAACGCCATGCTAGCCACCCGTATCAGCTTTATGAACGAAATCGCCCGCTTGTGCGATAAGGTTGGCGCCGATGTGAACCGCGTCAGGCAGGGAATGGGAGCCGACGGTCGGATCGGCCTGCAGTTTCTGGATGCCGGCGCCGGTTACGGCGGATCGTGTTTTCCAAAAGACGTGAAAGAACTCATTCATACTGGGCGCAAATATGGCCTGGAAATGGCCATTATCCAGGCCGTGGATCAGGTAAATGAACGCCAGAAACACTATCTGGCGGAGATGATTGGCCGCTATTTTGGTGACAATCTGGCGCAGAAAAAATTTGCTCTCTGGGGCTTGGCGTTTAAGCCCGAAACGGACGATATCCGCGAAGCGCCGGCGCTGGCCATTATTAGGTCGCTTGTGCACCGGGGGGCCACCATAACGGCCTATGATCCGCAGGCCATCCCGCAGGCTAAAGTGGCGTTGACCGGTTGCGGCGGCCGGCTTTTTTACGCCGAAAACAAGATGGCCGCCCTTGACGACGCTGACGCCCTTATTCTCGTCACCGAATGGCAAGAGTTTACCCAGCCTGATTTTGCCGAAATGAAACGCCGGCTACGGCAACCGCTTATATTTGACGGCCGCAACCAGTACGACCCGGTCGGGATGGCGGCCTTAGGCTTT
This window harbors:
- the fcl gene encoding GDP-L-fucose synthase encodes the protein MRKDAKIYVAGHRGLVGSAIVRELRSQGYDNLITRTSAELDLRYQAVVDAFFRASRPEYVFLAAAKVGGILANNRHPAEFIYDNLAIATNVIHAAYCYGVKKLLFLGSSCIYPKYARQPLKEEYLLTGELEPTNEWYAVAKIAGVKLCQAYRRQYGANFIAVMPANLYGINDNFDLETSHVLPALLRKFHEAKAAGMSAVTVWGSGNPRREFLYVDDLAEACCFLMQNYNDEEIINVGTGTDITIRELAELIREIVGFNGDIVYDRTKPDGTFQKLLDVTKINRLGWQAKTGLREGIEKTYRWFKDCLN
- the gmd gene encoding GDP-mannose 4,6-dehydratase translates to MKKALITGITGQDGAYLAEFLLKKGYEVHGVKRRASLFNTGRIEHLYRDPHETNVNFFLHYGDLTDAANLIRIMQEVQPDEVYNLAAQSHVKVSFETPEYTASCDAIGTLRLLEAIRILGLTEKVRFYQASTSELFGKVQEVPQRETTPFYPRSPYAAAKLYAYWITVNYREAYNIFACNGILFNHESPLRGETFVTRKITRGVARIKLGLEDTLYLGNLNAKRDWGFAGDYVEAMWLMLQQDRPDDYVIATGESHSIREFVELAFANVGTKIDWRGAGLDEVGVDSATGQVLVRVDPRYFRPTEVDLLLGDAAKARAKLGWTPKVTFPELVKMMVQADLEQARRDVLCQKHGFPVSSYAE
- a CDS encoding UDP-glucose dehydrogenase family protein, with protein sequence MKNATGVVNEKSSILHLRQILSPPTILFNRCTGVSGVTLHHPGEYDELSDKKIFAVRSVIMKIAVVGTGYVGLVAGACFAEIGNTVWCVDKDEAKITNLEAGLLPIYEPGLPEMVAKNVANGRLHFSAALQPALAQAELCFITVGTPPRADGAADLSQVYTVAQEIGQLLDHHLIVVNKSTVPVGTAEIVRSIIAQELKRRGQENVTFAVVSNPEFLREGRAINDFMRPDRVVIGTDSNEAAKIMKELYQPIVRDQHPLLIMDIKSAELTKYAANAMLATRISFMNEIARLCDKVGADVNRVRQGMGADGRIGLQFLDAGAGYGGSCFPKDVKELIHTGRKYGLEMAIIQAVDQVNERQKHYLAEMIGRYFGDNLAQKKFALWGLAFKPETDDIREAPALAIIRSLVHRGATITAYDPQAIPQAKVALTGCGGRLFYAENKMAALDDADALILVTEWQEFTQPDFAEMKRRLRQPLIFDGRNQYDPVGMAALGFEYYCIGRGYCV
- a CDS encoding glycosyltransferase — protein: MLKHLRVGIPVVGGKGWLGGVSHMELHVKALASLPREERPQLFLVITNDTLDGFACYRPFAALFDGLIYIGADIGAASAATDLPLIHCVDWDDLFTQIDFLFPVSFNVLPGRCAASWIHDFQHKYLPGFFSKQDIALRDELCRRIADKARLVFCSSRAVERDFWRFFPHSKAVTRVLPLKVAPEAAWYAGDPAAVQAKYCLPDRFVLCCNQFWVHKNHRLLFAAIALLRQAGQEVHLVCTGLTDDFRHPGYMEELNQYIKELGVPDLVHILGQIPRHEQIQLIRRSLFVVQPSLFEGLSLIVQECRALGKPLILSDLDVHLEHEYGIYFKRTDAHDLAAKMAALLAVSRPGPDTARETEARLQAAGLTAAYGQAFCQLVEEAIALFGKKAAPAR
- a CDS encoding MFS transporter, coding for MERVMLGVAVGFCWFSLYTYVAILPGYALSLGASYKMVGLITGAYGFTQMALRLPLGVVSDFFGRRKIFIIWGLVFCAVSGFGLWYTDSVWGLLFFRGLAGIAATAWVLHTILFVSYYPADRTPQAMGIINAVSNGGQLLALFLGGLIAMYISERATFLLGAVGGSLGLLVGLFVKDAPVAKPAAVRLGDLFKMAQEPMLALTSLLAMILQLLTYGAIYGFTPVVARKIGVTNFELGMLPALFTVPGVFASFFSGTFFTERVGIRRTLLIGFVLTIIACVAIPYCTSIWELYATQFVSGFGRGLLFPVLMALSLKNIDPAKKTTAMGYFQTVYGAGMFVGPVVCGLIADSFGLVYSFWAIGLILTLGAVSAQWLFNFAAETHHSTFSNMGEPAVNKDKTF
- a CDS encoding bile acid:sodium symporter family protein, which translates into the protein MTAVFYRWNEWLGKRMFLLVLSAMAMGFYLKAPDTPTLRAAVIAFFAYMTFITALSTSFRQFVKVLRRPAAPLWILVLVHGVTPLVAWLAGIIFYPADLYIRMGYLVGASIPIGVTSLIWTSLVKGNSSVSLVAITLDTLITPVFLPLFFKAFIGQTVQIDYLKMVLELLAMITLPSLIGMMLHDWSEGRLAGFAKGIGGFTSKLAFFGVIFINASLVLSELTFDLSLVKALLVTLGVSASGYFIGYLGSFALRERSPEMIMTMIYNVGMRNISTGLVLALAYFPPAAAIPIITSMLYQQPLAAIIPHIYKPAAASARPGR
- a CDS encoding hemolytic protein HlpA-like protein produces the protein MDDFSLTTPVAFFIFNRPDTTTRVFEQIRQAKPAKLLVVADGPRVGQPADGAKCAATRAIIDQVDWDCEVLTNYADVNLGCKIRMATGLDWVFSTVDEAIILEHDTLPHPSFFRYCQELLEHYRDDKRIMTISGCNFQFGRRRTGYSYYFSRCVHCWGWATWRRAWQYYDVGMVLWPEVAGGGWLASVLSDRAAAAYWYRIFELTYRGYVNTWDYQWVFTCWSQNSLTIIPNVNLVANIGFGAEGIHTTNCCSRVANLPTEPMNFPLRHPPFMLRDTVADDFTQQLYNTGEM
- a CDS encoding DUF1540 domain-containing protein — its product is MADTLAGVKCTVQNCKYWNNGYRCSAPSIEVNVDGGGASANRSHETNCHTFAPR